The following coding sequences are from one Mytilus trossulus isolate FHL-02 chromosome 8, PNRI_Mtr1.1.1.hap1, whole genome shotgun sequence window:
- the LOC134727467 gene encoding uncharacterized protein LOC134727467: MLFLILLLLDPTEGLNYEAGYDHHYTYSSTSDTLGMHNVTTVLKFRIRKINETNTGIKFHQLSVDSFVQHAQNGEYADNPFKWDLTKRFLFEMEPDGLVHFIHYHQEDQTEMVTLKKALVGTMSAKFQRSDHKTWRYLSTDGDHGGYLDHKYEGEKTTNGYTLTRHHYSSQTVLRTHKKVMHIDHSDNIREVKAFDNITMNGDAPATQRTLGRLEYLFQTI; this comes from the exons ATGTTGTTTCTCATACTGTTACTGTTGGATCCTACGGAGGGTTTAAATTATGAAGCAGGATACGATCATCATTATACTTATTCGTCAACTTCAGATACACTTGGGATGCACAATGTCACCACGGTACTAAAG TTCCGCATACGGAAGATTAATGAAACAAACACCGGTATAAAATTCCATCAGTTATCGGTAGACAGCTTTGTTCAACATGCACAAAATGGTGAAT ATGCTGACAATCCTTTCAAGTGGGATCTTACTAAGAG ATTTCTGTTTGAAATGGAACCGGATGGTTTGGTTCATTTTATTCACTATCATCAGGAAGATCAGACAGAAATGGTCACCTTAAAGAAAGCTTTGGTTGGAACAATGTCAGCTAAATTCCAA agaaGCGACCACAAGACATGGAGGTATTTATCAACTGATGGCGATCATGGTG GTTACCTTGATCACAAGTATGAAGGGGAAAAGACAACCAACGGATACACACTGACACGTCATCATTATAGTTCCCAAACTGTCCTGAGAACACATAAAAAG gtAATGCATATTGATCATTCTGATAATATCAGGGAAGTGAAAGCTTTCGATAATATTACTATGAACGGTGATGCTCCAGCCACACAGCGCACTCTGGG AAGACTGGAGTAtttgttccagaccatatga